The Sagittula sp. P11 genome window below encodes:
- a CDS encoding type III PLP-dependent enzyme, with the protein MVVQDTFYSDPAKWLARELPDEPVFFYDPERLTRMARRFIDGFPGEVTYAVKANPDPVVIEALSRAGLQAFDVASPEEMALVRDVDPKARLHYHNPVRSRAEVAAARDFGVVSWSVDRMSELDKLGDIEGAEIAVRLKLPVAGAVYDFGTKFGAAPEKAVALLRAVKAKGGVPSITFHPGTQCRDAQAWVAYIAASAEIAAESGVTLHRLNVGGGFPAHRNDPEPDLEVIFDAIRDAVRVSFGEKAPALVCEPGRAMVAEAFELALQVKAVCDGAVFLNDGIYGGLSEWRDLSPSQRLTAYSQDGKRRQGETVANTVFGPTCDSLDRLSDQVALPEDLAEGDYLLFHACGAYSTALVTRFNGYGARKIVTLLR; encoded by the coding sequence ATGGTTGTACAGGACACCTTCTACAGTGACCCGGCGAAATGGCTGGCCCGGGAATTGCCGGACGAGCCGGTCTTTTTCTACGATCCGGAACGGCTGACCCGCATGGCGCGCCGTTTCATTGACGGTTTCCCCGGAGAAGTGACCTATGCCGTCAAGGCGAACCCCGACCCGGTGGTGATCGAGGCGCTGTCTCGCGCCGGGCTGCAGGCCTTCGACGTCGCCTCGCCCGAGGAGATGGCGCTGGTGCGCGACGTGGATCCCAAGGCACGGCTGCACTACCACAACCCCGTCCGCTCCCGCGCAGAAGTTGCGGCGGCGCGCGATTTCGGCGTCGTGTCGTGGTCGGTGGACCGGATGAGCGAGCTGGACAAGCTGGGCGACATCGAGGGCGCAGAGATCGCCGTGCGGCTGAAGCTGCCGGTGGCCGGTGCCGTCTATGACTTCGGGACGAAGTTCGGCGCGGCGCCGGAGAAGGCCGTGGCGCTCCTGCGGGCGGTGAAGGCGAAGGGCGGCGTGCCCTCGATCACCTTCCACCCCGGCACCCAGTGCCGCGACGCGCAGGCCTGGGTGGCCTATATCGCGGCCTCGGCCGAGATCGCGGCAGAGTCGGGCGTGACCCTGCACCGGCTGAACGTCGGCGGCGGCTTCCCCGCGCACCGCAACGACCCGGAACCGGACCTTGAGGTGATCTTCGACGCGATCCGCGACGCCGTGCGCGTGTCTTTCGGCGAGAAGGCCCCCGCTCTGGTCTGCGAGCCGGGCCGCGCCATGGTGGCCGAAGCGTTCGAACTGGCCCTGCAGGTCAAGGCGGTCTGCGACGGTGCGGTCTTCCTGAACGACGGCATCTACGGCGGCCTGTCGGAGTGGCGCGACCTTTCCCCGTCGCAGCGGCTAACGGCCTATTCGCAGGACGGCAAGCGGCGCCAGGGCGAAACCGTAGCCAATACCGTCTTCGGGCCGACCTGCGACAGCCTCGACCGGCTGTCCGACCAGGTGGCGCTGCCCGAAGATCTGGCGGAAGGCGACTACCTGCTGTTCCATGCCTGTGGTGCCTATTCCACCGCCCTCGTGACCCGTTTCAACGGTTACGGTGCACGGAAAATCGTCACGCTCCTGCGCTGA